The Aneurinibacillus migulanus genome contains the following window.
GCTCCCCATCGACGGGGCTGATTCAACTAGCACGGATCCTTCGTCCGCTGATTTAACAGGGAGAACCCTACAATTTCTTGGCCATGATGTAGGATTGAATGTTCATTATCCCAATATCAGTCGAGGAATCCGCTGGCTAATGAAACATCAAGAAGAGGATGGAGCTTGGTATGGTCGATGGGGAATCTCTTATATTTATGGTACCTGGGCTGCTATTACCGGGATGAATGCTGTTGGTATATCACCCAACCATCCTGCCATTCAAAAGGCGGTTCGCTGGCTGTTGAAAATTCAAAATGCCGATGGAGGATGGGGAGAATCTTGTAGGAGTGACACTGTTAAAAAATACGTTCCATTAGGGTTTAGTACTTTATCCCAAACCGCATGGGCAATCGATGCTCTAATTGCTGTTTCAAAGGAATCAATCCCTGCAATTGAAAGAGGGATACAATACTTGATTGTAGCGGGAGATAAATTCGATTGGACAACAACGTATCCAACGGGAGCTGGACTACCGGGTGGATTTTATTTTCATTACCACAGTTATCGTTACATTTGGCCTTTACTTGCATTAAGTCATTACAAGTTGAAATACTTAGGAAATGGAAAGGATGCGCATGTTACAAGCTAGACAACAATACATAACTTTGCCGACCTATGCAGGTCGGCTTTTCTGTTATCTTCTCTTCTTGCATATTATTTTTCGTTTAAATATTCTATTTATTTAAAAAATATGAAATAATTGTATCAGCTAGATAAAAATATTACATATTATACTGAGGAGGAATGTTATGAGGCCTTTTCGAAATGCAGTAGGAAAACTTCTGTTCAGCTTGCTTCTCGCTTTGCACATGCTGACACTGCCTGCTTATGCACAAAGCAATCCAACTGCCGCCTCCATTGATCGTCTCGTTACCCAGTTATCACAAAATCCGGAGAGCGCGGGCATACGGGCGGGAGTGGCGGTGTACAATACGACGACAGGAGAGTGGATTGACCAGCATAATGCAGAGAAAACATTCGTGCCCGCTTCCAACCTAAAACTTCTTGTGACAGCTGCAGCACTGGATATGCTTGGCCCGGACTACCGCTTTGCAACTGAAATACATACTACCGGCCACATTACTCCGAAAGGCGTGCTGCAAGGAGACCTTATTCTTAAAGGGTACGGTGATCCCTCGCTTACAGAAGAGGAAATGCGCGCCATCAGCGTCGAGCTAAAAGCAAAAGGGATTACTTCCATTCATGGTCGACTGCTCATCGATGAAAGTTATTTTGATAATGTTCGGTTGGGCGAGGGCTGGATGTGGGATGATGAACCATATGGCTACAGCGCTCAAATTAGCGCATTTGCCGTCCATAAGAATATGAGTACCATCACACTGAAACCAGACAAGCCTGTCGGACAAGCTCCTTCTTTGAGTGTAGAACCAAGTAGCAAGTACATCACCGTTCAAAACCGTGTAACCATTGCTGAAGGTACGGAACAAAATGTCCAAATCGATAGGCCGAGAGGTACGAATACGGTCATTCTGACAGGCACGCTCGGAAAAGACGCCGAGCCATACAAGGACGATGTAACGATGGAAGACCCGGCTTTGTTCGCGGGTGATGTGTTTAAACAAGCACTTGCCACAAATGGGATCCTTGTCTCTTCTAATAACATTGAAAAAACAACACTTTCTTCTGGCTCACCGCTTGTTACGCATCATTCCGAGCCGTTGCGCGACATTATTACTGAACTTAATAAAGAGAGCGATAACTTCTATGCAGAAATGCTGATGAAAACGCTTGGTGCTGTAGCGAAAAATAAAGGAAGCTTCAACGCTGGTGCAGACGCGATTGCAGACTTCATGGTAAAAGCCGGGATTGCCGACGGATATCGTCAGGTAGACGGTTCAGGCCTGTCACGACTGGATCTAATTTCTCCCCAGCAGCTCGTCGAACTGCTCGCCTATGTGCAAACACGAGAATACAGAGAAGACTTTGAGCGTTCGTTACCAATTGCAGGAGTGGACGGTACACTCAAAAATCGGATGAAAGACACGCCTGCAGAAAATAATGTTCATGCTAAGACCGGCTCCATGAGTGGCGTGCATACCTTATCTGGCTATACAATTGCAGCGAATGGAAACAAACTTGCTTTCTCCGTTTTCTTAAACGGTGTCCGCAGTACCAAACCTGCCGCTGCATTCGAGGATGCGGTTGCCATTTTGCTCAGTAGTTCTTTGTCCCAGGAAGCGGCGGAGAATCCCGCAACCGACTCTCCATCCTCTACGCTTGCCACACTGCTGAATCCGATATTGGAGCAGGAGAGCATGCGTGGGGTCGCCATCGGGATGATTGTAGGCTCGCTTGAACGTCAAGATGGGGAAGAGATTCTATATGCGAAGAATGTGGATACACTGCTAACGCCTGCGTCTAACATGAAGCTTCTAACCAGTGCAGTAGCGCTCAGAGAATTGGGCCCGGACTATACATTCAAAACCGAATTGTATGTGTCTTCTCTCCCGGATAAGCATGGAGTTATACACGGAGATATCATTATAAAAGGATACGGTGATCCAACTTTGCAAGCCGACGATCCTTCCGGTATAAAAGGTGGCACAGAGCTTTCTCGCTTCGTTCAGGCATTGCTCGGAAAAGGAGTAACCCGTATTGACGGCCGAATCATCGTAGACGAAAGTCAGTACGATGCGAAACGTTTGGGTACAGGCTGGGCTTGGGATGATGAGAGCTATGGATATAATGCTCAGATAAGCGCCCTTGCGGTGAATCGCGGCGCGGTACGTCTTGATTATCAACCAGGGGCGCACGAAGGGGCTCCCGTAACAATGGCGCTTCATCCGAAGACTTCCTATGTTCAAGTCAGTAATGAAGCAAAGACTACGCCCGCAGGTACAGAGAATACGTTTAAGGTAGAACGCGAACGAGGCAAGAATAGCATTCGTCTAACAGGCAACTTGCCACTTGGCGAGACGCCCGATTATGAACGGATCGCCGTGGAAGATCCTGCGCTTTATACCGGCACAGTACTTAAGGAAGCGATGGAGCAGGGTGGAATAAAGATATCTAAACAAAGTGAGGTACAGAAGGGGCTTGTTCCTTCTGGAAGCCGCAAGATTTTCGAGCTTCAGTCTTCGCCATTACGCGATATTCTCGTATACGGAAACAAGAATAGTGATAACTTCTATATGGAGATGCTGCTGAAACGGCTTGGAGCAGATAAGAAGGGCGCTGGCAGTGCGGAAGCTGGTATTGAGGTTGTTCAGAAAAACCTGCAAGAAAACGGAACAAATCCGGCATTTGATATGGTGGATGGTTCAGGATTAAGCCGTTATAATCAAATCTCAGTCCGCCAGGTTTCATCCGTGTTAACAAGCATGTCCCGCCATCCTTCTTTCGAGCATTTCTATCGTTCGCTTCCGATTGCAGGGGTAGACGGCACCTTGAAAAACCGTATGAAACAAACAGAGGCGGAGAATAATGTACATGCCAAGACCGGAACACTACAAGGCGTCAGTTCATTATCCGGCTATGTCACGACAAAGGATAATGAACGATTGTATTTTTCCATCATTATGAATGGCTATACGAGTGCATCAAAAAACTTTACCGACGTACAGGATCAACTCACTTCTGCTCTAGCTAATGTCTCCCTTGCATCAGGAGTGGCAGCTGATTAATTACACATCCATTAATCAAAAAAAGTCCGCTGTTATACTACCAGCGGACTTTTTTTACAATAGAGTGAATTTCATAACGGTAGCCGAAAGCATTACATCTTAATGTATGTCGTAGAACCGATTTGCGCTATCATAAAGCGATTCCCTGCAGGGGAGTGGATCTGCATGTTCTTCGCATTCCTCTCGTCGTACTGAGATAAATAAGCGAAATCGGGCCGGGCGGCTTGATCTAGCAGATACGCTGATACCGTAGCACCTGGCTTGCGCTCGCTGTTCAGCTCTGTAATCACTCCCTTTTTTGTCTTTATGCCAATACCATGTGCAAAATAGCGGTTATCTCCTAACAATACAACATTTTCTCCTTGCCATTCAGGTGTTTTAGGATTGTATTCGGGATTGTTAAAATACTGAACATCTCCTGGCAAATACTCGGCTGCATGTATCCATGTTAAACGCAAATCTTCATCATACACTCCATCATACAGAAGAATATTGGGGAATAACCGATTGAAGTTATCCTTCCCGATGGAGTCAATAATGGCCTTATAATACACGATAACGATAGCTGTGGTGCATTCAAACGCATATTTTTTTCCGTCTTTAAAAATGTCATTCATTGCTTCAGCCGGTTCGATACCCTTTTTCAGTTGAAATCCGCCTTCCTTTGTACGATTCCAGTAGCGAGGATTGCACCTGGATTCTTTGAATGTGGCGAAGTCTGCTCCGCTGTAATAGAGATTTTTTGCAGCAGACACAATAAAACCCCGCATTTTCACTTCAAATTTCAGCACGTCGAGGGACGGATACACGTATGTGATTGTGCTTGCTGCCATACGTTCAAGAATGGTGCGCTGTATGCCGCTAAGTGGCCATTCCTTTTCGAGCGTTTCGATATGTATGGATGCGTCTGAAATCTGAATCATGATAGTTCCCTCCTTATGTTGTCATGCTTCTCCTGTATGGATAAAGCAAAAGTATACCCATTTATATGCATTGTGGAGGCATAATGTGAAAGGTTGCTCATCATCAGAACGTAAGATAAAACAGAGGTATATACCTAGGATCGTTTTATTTTAACAACGCCCCTAGCATATAGTAAGATAAGAAGAGGCTAAAGAATGAGTATATAGTCTGTAAGTTAGATAGAAGGGCGAAATATTGAGGATTGCGTCAAGCAGTAGACAAAACAGTAGAGTTTATACCAATTGATTCGGAGGAAGAAGTATATGCTTATCAATGAAAAAATCAAAGCTTCAGAAGTAGAATTGATAGGAATAGATGGCGAAGATATGGGTATTATGTCAACAAAAGAGGCATTAAAAATAGCGAAAGAGTTAAAAGTAGACCTCATATGCCTTTCGCTTACTTCGAGTCCACCACCATGCCAATTGATGCCGCGACAGACAGCACAGAAGAAACAGGCAAAGGAAAAGCAGGCATTAAATAAACAGGAAAAAGGTCCGAAAACGAAAGAAATCCGCGTTAGCGCTACGATCGAGCAGCATGATTATGAAACGAAGAAGCGACAAGCGGAAAAAATTCTTAGGGGAGGAGATTGGGTGCAAATCAACGTACGTCTACAGCGTAAAGAAAGCGATGCAGCCAAACGAATCGTAGCTGAGTTTGTACAAGACTTATCACATTGCGCCGAAAAAGAAAAAGGCATACAGACGAGTGGCAAACAGGTTAGCGTCGTGCTTAAACCCTGTTAATCAATCGTCCGTATGCGAAAGTTGAACGTTATGCGTTTTCGTCGTCCGTTTTTGTGATCACCATGAAGAAGATAATTAGACCAAACGCAATCAAGGCTAAAAAAGGAATCGTAATGAAACCAAACCAATTCATATAAGTGGTCGTACATGGCACTCCAGAGGTACAAACTTTTGCGACTTCTGACAGAAACGGAAGCTTCTGCTCGAGATAATGAAATAAAGAGATAGCGGCTCCAATCACTGAGAGAGGAAGAATGTAACGCTTAACTCTTAAATCGTTGTGATAGGCCGCTATTCCCAAAATAACGCTCTGCGGATACATACAAATGCGTTGGAACCAGCATAAATTACATGGGATAAAGCCTTTGACTTCGCTAAAATACAAGCTTCCCAGCGTAGCAATCAAGGAAACTATCCATGCGAAATATAAAGCATATGTTCGAATTCCATTTCTATTCATCATAGTAGAGGTTAGCTCCTGCTGGCTTTCGCTTTCTCGATAAGTGAGACTATTTCTTCATAATCGAACGGGTTGTTTACCACCGTACCATTGATTAAAATTGTAGGCGTCTGGTGGATGTCATACGTTTTAACAATATTCGTATCTGCATCTACCTGCGGTTTGGTCGTTTTGTTTTTGATGTCTTGCGCCAGCTTGTCCTGATTTACCCTCGGTGCATATTGTTTGGCCAGATCAAGCAGCAGTTCATTCGTAATCCATGGTGCTTCTGCATTTTCCTTTGGTTGTCTGTTAAATAACGCTTTATGGAAAGCCCAATAGGAACCAGGATCTTGTGCTAATACCGATTCCGCTGCCATCGCAGACCGTTCTGATTCTTCTCCATGAAACAGGACATTTATGTATGCGAGCTTAGCTATGCCTGTATCAAGATACTCCTTTTGTAACTGGGGGAAAATCTGTTCATTCCACACTTTACATCCCGGACACTTGAAATCCCCGAATTCAATAATGGTTACTCCCGCATTTGGATTCCCTGCTATGGGCTGATTTTCTATAGGTGGAGGATTATCCACAGCTATATCTTTGTTTGGCTCTACCGCTT
Protein-coding sequences here:
- the dacB gene encoding D-alanyl-D-alanine carboxypeptidase/D-alanyl-D-alanine endopeptidase, producing the protein MRPFRNAVGKLLFSLLLALHMLTLPAYAQSNPTAASIDRLVTQLSQNPESAGIRAGVAVYNTTTGEWIDQHNAEKTFVPASNLKLLVTAAALDMLGPDYRFATEIHTTGHITPKGVLQGDLILKGYGDPSLTEEEMRAISVELKAKGITSIHGRLLIDESYFDNVRLGEGWMWDDEPYGYSAQISAFAVHKNMSTITLKPDKPVGQAPSLSVEPSSKYITVQNRVTIAEGTEQNVQIDRPRGTNTVILTGTLGKDAEPYKDDVTMEDPALFAGDVFKQALATNGILVSSNNIEKTTLSSGSPLVTHHSEPLRDIITELNKESDNFYAEMLMKTLGAVAKNKGSFNAGADAIADFMVKAGIADGYRQVDGSGLSRLDLISPQQLVELLAYVQTREYREDFERSLPIAGVDGTLKNRMKDTPAENNVHAKTGSMSGVHTLSGYTIAANGNKLAFSVFLNGVRSTKPAAAFEDAVAILLSSSLSQEAAENPATDSPSSTLATLLNPILEQESMRGVAIGMIVGSLERQDGEEILYAKNVDTLLTPASNMKLLTSAVALRELGPDYTFKTELYVSSLPDKHGVIHGDIIIKGYGDPTLQADDPSGIKGGTELSRFVQALLGKGVTRIDGRIIVDESQYDAKRLGTGWAWDDESYGYNAQISALAVNRGAVRLDYQPGAHEGAPVTMALHPKTSYVQVSNEAKTTPAGTENTFKVERERGKNSIRLTGNLPLGETPDYERIAVEDPALYTGTVLKEAMEQGGIKISKQSEVQKGLVPSGSRKIFELQSSPLRDILVYGNKNSDNFYMEMLLKRLGADKKGAGSAEAGIEVVQKNLQENGTNPAFDMVDGSGLSRYNQISVRQVSSVLTSMSRHPSFEHFYRSLPIAGVDGTLKNRMKQTEAENNVHAKTGTLQGVSSLSGYVTTKDNERLYFSIIMNGYTSASKNFTDVQDQLTSALANVSLASGVAAD
- a CDS encoding DsbA family protein codes for the protein MSKKSNRKGAQNKSTSTNIRAKEKTSSTNKRLVLYTLIGLLAAVVLFIALKAVEPNKDIAVDNPPPIENQPIAGNPNAGVTIIEFGDFKCPGCKVWNEQIFPQLQKEYLDTGIAKLAYINVLFHGEESERSAMAAESVLAQDPGSYWAFHKALFNRQPKENAEAPWITNELLLDLAKQYAPRVNQDKLAQDIKNKTTKPQVDADTNIVKTYDIHQTPTILINGTVVNNPFDYEEIVSLIEKAKASRS
- a CDS encoding protein-glutamine gamma-glutamyltransferase; the protein is MIQISDASIHIETLEKEWPLSGIQRTILERMAASTITYVYPSLDVLKFEVKMRGFIVSAAKNLYYSGADFATFKESRCNPRYWNRTKEGGFQLKKGIEPAEAMNDIFKDGKKYAFECTTAIVIVYYKAIIDSIGKDNFNRLFPNILLYDGVYDEDLRLTWIHAAEYLPGDVQYFNNPEYNPKTPEWQGENVVLLGDNRYFAHGIGIKTKKGVITELNSERKPGATVSAYLLDQAARPDFAYLSQYDERNAKNMQIHSPAGNRFMIAQIGSTTYIKM
- the infC gene encoding translation initiation factor IF-3; translation: MLINEKIKASEVELIGIDGEDMGIMSTKEALKIAKELKVDLICLSLTSSPPPCQLMPRQTAQKKQAKEKQALNKQEKGPKTKEIRVSATIEQHDYETKKRQAEKILRGGDWVQINVRLQRKESDAAKRIVAEFVQDLSHCAEKEKGIQTSGKQVSVVLKPC
- a CDS encoding disulfide oxidoreductase, which produces MNRNGIRTYALYFAWIVSLIATLGSLYFSEVKGFIPCNLCWFQRICMYPQSVILGIAAYHNDLRVKRYILPLSVIGAAISLFHYLEQKLPFLSEVAKVCTSGVPCTTTYMNWFGFITIPFLALIAFGLIIFFMVITKTDDENA